One genomic segment of Helianthus annuus cultivar XRQ/B chromosome 14, HanXRQr2.0-SUNRISE, whole genome shotgun sequence includes these proteins:
- the LOC110904434 gene encoding nuclear cap-binding protein subunit 2, which yields MALLFKDPNKISAYRDRRFPGTQDEYEHTLQTSTTVYIGNMSFYTTEEQLYELFSRAGEIKKIVMGLDKNTKTPCGFCFVMYYSREDTEDAVKYISGTILDDRPIRVDFDWGFQDGRQWGRGRSGGQVRDEYRTDYDPDRGGYGKLVQKELEEQRQVVDYGVGSLGSFQPPHMAHNYGRHGGGGGGGGHGGSYRHGRGDYHRKRYREDDRRGPDVSRRNSEDEPRRNSDHDSRQERNPRFREHGDSDDEEDDRKRQK from the exons ATGGCCTTGCTGTTCAAG GATCCAAACAAGATTTCTGCATATCGTGACAGAAGGTTTCCAGGAACACAAGACGAATATGAACACACGCTCCAAACTTCAACCACCGTCTATATTGGCAACATGTCTTTTTACACTACCGAAGAACAACTCTATGAATTGTTTTCTCGAGCAGGAGAAATTAAAAAGATTGTTATGGGTTTGGATAAGAACACCAAAACGCCTTGTGGCTTCTGCTTTGTCAT GTACTACTCTAGGGAAGATACAGAAGATGCTGTGAAATACATAAGTGGGACCATTCTTGACGATCGTCCGATTCGTGTAGACTTTGATTGGGGATTCCAAGATGGAAGGCAATGGGGTCGTGGTCGAAGTGGTGGACAG GTGAGGGATGAATATCGCACGGATTATGATCCTG ATAGAGGCGGTTATGGAAAATTGGTGCAGAAAGAGTTGGAAGAACAAAGGCAGGTGGTAGATTATGGGGTCGGATCATTGGGATCGTTTCAGCCACCTCATATGGCTCACAATT ATGGAAGGCatggaggtggcggtggtggtggtggtcatgGGGGGTCCTACCGGCATGGTAGAGGAG ATTACCACCGGAAGAGATACCGTGAAGATGACCGTCGAGGCCCAGATGTCTCCAGGAGGAATTCTGAAGATGAACCTAGAAGAAACTCTGATCATGACTCTAGACAG GAGAGAAATCCACGTTTCCGTGAGCACGGTGACTCAGATGACGAGGAAGATGACCGGAAACGACAGAAGTAA